In a single window of the Desulfovibrio mangrovi genome:
- a CDS encoding TAXI family TRAP transporter solute-binding subunit produces the protein MKRIILMFVLCVMTVIGSATAGTAGDNVDKSQWPDQLRFMAGPPGGTWFALGGVVSEMWTREVAPATSGTGGGVSNIVNVDRMKGDMGLTVASVLGAARAGEEPFKSQMQNAVLLANLYRQYTYFIVRKDYAEKNGITSVGDIVRKKLPIRMATLKPGTSSEFVIRSIFEKGFHSGWDAVKSWGGSVEFASYSDGANLLADNHIDMFAFAVGRKASIVMKIESQTDVVILPVDEEARVAMSKALGTTTFTIDKEVYSSVTGDVPVVGDYTCIVMRGDLPESLAGALAKSLWDKREELGAAVSDLKEMTAAEAVSEGIPAHPGAAAFWKTVSGK, from the coding sequence GTGAAACGGATTATTCTGATGTTTGTCCTGTGTGTAATGACAGTGATTGGTTCTGCAACTGCCGGTACGGCCGGTGACAATGTGGATAAGAGCCAGTGGCCTGATCAGCTCAGATTCATGGCGGGCCCTCCCGGCGGAACGTGGTTTGCTTTGGGCGGTGTGGTTTCCGAAATGTGGACGCGTGAAGTGGCTCCCGCGACCAGCGGCACGGGCGGCGGCGTTTCCAACATCGTCAACGTGGACCGCATGAAGGGAGACATGGGGCTTACTGTGGCCTCGGTGCTCGGTGCCGCACGTGCTGGCGAGGAGCCTTTCAAGTCCCAGATGCAGAATGCTGTGCTGCTTGCAAACCTGTATCGCCAGTATACCTACTTCATCGTGCGCAAGGATTACGCCGAGAAGAACGGCATTACCTCCGTGGGCGATATCGTGCGTAAAAAGCTGCCCATCCGTATGGCTACTCTCAAGCCCGGCACCTCTTCCGAGTTTGTGATCCGTTCCATCTTTGAAAAGGGCTTCCATTCCGGTTGGGATGCCGTGAAGTCCTGGGGCGGCAGTGTGGAATTTGCCTCCTACAGCGACGGTGCAAACCTGCTGGCGGACAACCACATTGACATGTTCGCCTTTGCCGTGGGCCGCAAGGCTTCCATCGTCATGAAGATTGAATCCCAGACTGATGTGGTCATTCTGCCTGTTGATGAAGAAGCCCGCGTTGCCATGAGCAAGGCGCTGGGCACCACTACCTTCACGATCGACAAGGAAGTCTACTCCTCCGTAACCGGTGATGTGCCCGTTGTCGGCGACTACACCTGCATCGTCATGCGCGGTGACCTGCCTGAGTCTCTTGCCGGTGCCCTTGCCAAGTCCCTGTGGGACAAGCGTGAGGAGCTTGGTGCTGCCGTGAGCGACCTGAAGGAAATGACTGCAGCAGAAGCCGTTTCCGAAGGTATTCCCGCACATCCGGGTGCTGCCGCTTTCTGGAAAACCGTTTCCGGCAAGTAG
- the clpB gene encoding ATP-dependent chaperone ClpB, protein MNLNQFTEKSQLAISEAQNVAIRLGHQQVDVEHLVQALVEQENGLVSRLLEQMGHKPKAYLEALGKELRRRPSVSGPGVGPDSIYVTPRLNRMLVRAQDFAKRLQDEYVSVEHLFCAALDEPASSEVGRVNKEFGLNQDKVLAALTHVRGAQRVTSPNPEDTYEALRKYGRDLVEEARKGKLDPVIGRDAEIRRTIRILSRRTKNNPVLIGEAGVGKTAIVEGLAHRILNGDVPESLKDKSLFALDMGALIAGAKYRGEFEERLKAVLKEVEKAEGRILMFIDELHIIVGAGKTDGAMDASNLLKPMLARGELHCIGATTLDEYRKYIEKDPAFERRFQPIVVEEPTVEDTISILRGLKERFEVHHGVRISDSSIVEAVTLSDRYISDRQLPDKAIDLIDEAAAMIRTEIDSLPSELDEANRKIMQLEIEREALRRESDEGSRERLRKLENELAGLRENQATLMSQWEREKGTINSERNLKEEIERTRRAIEEAERNYDLNRAAELKYSTLLNLEKQLAEYQAGEDKDGRLLKEEVHPDDIAEIVARWTGIPVSKLLEAEREKLLRLGEELHKRVVGQDEAVNAVAEAVLRSRAGLSDPNRPIGSFIFLGPTGVGKTELCKTLAAALFDSEENIVRLDMSEYMEKHTVARLIGAPPGYVGYDEGGQLTEAVRRKQYSVVLFDEIEKAHPDVFNALLQILDDGRLTDSHGRTVNFKNTIIIMTSNVGAPLMLEGITDDGEFKPGVRGSVMRELRNNFRPEFLNRVDETVLFRPLMLDQIKQIVGLLMQRLQARLDERSITVELDEAAADHIARVAYNPVYGARPLRRYLQQHVETPLARMIIGGELQDGRQVRIGLEQEKLVFEIL, encoded by the coding sequence ATGAATCTGAACCAATTCACCGAAAAATCACAACTTGCCATCAGCGAGGCGCAGAACGTTGCCATCCGTCTGGGACACCAGCAGGTGGACGTTGAGCATCTTGTGCAGGCGCTGGTGGAGCAGGAAAACGGACTTGTGAGCCGTTTGCTGGAACAGATGGGGCACAAGCCCAAGGCGTATCTTGAGGCTCTGGGCAAGGAATTGCGCAGACGGCCTTCCGTGAGCGGTCCCGGTGTGGGACCCGATTCCATCTATGTTACCCCGCGGCTTAATCGTATGCTGGTGCGGGCGCAGGATTTTGCCAAGCGTCTGCAGGACGAATACGTGAGTGTGGAACACCTGTTCTGTGCGGCGCTGGATGAGCCTGCCTCGTCCGAAGTGGGGCGTGTTAACAAGGAGTTCGGTCTCAATCAGGATAAGGTGCTCGCCGCATTGACCCACGTGCGAGGTGCGCAGCGTGTTACCTCGCCCAATCCCGAAGACACCTACGAGGCGCTCAGGAAATACGGGCGCGATCTCGTTGAGGAAGCCCGCAAGGGCAAGCTGGACCCCGTGATCGGACGCGATGCGGAGATACGTCGTACCATCCGTATCCTTTCCCGTCGCACCAAGAACAACCCCGTGCTCATCGGCGAGGCTGGCGTGGGCAAGACCGCCATCGTGGAGGGCCTTGCGCACCGCATTCTCAACGGGGATGTACCGGAAAGCCTGAAGGACAAAAGTCTCTTTGCGCTGGATATGGGGGCGCTCATTGCCGGTGCCAAGTACCGCGGCGAGTTCGAGGAACGCCTGAAGGCTGTGCTCAAGGAAGTGGAGAAGGCCGAAGGCCGCATCCTCATGTTCATTGACGAACTGCACATCATTGTGGGGGCGGGCAAGACGGACGGCGCCATGGATGCGAGCAACCTGCTCAAGCCCATGCTGGCCCGTGGCGAACTGCACTGCATAGGCGCGACGACGCTGGATGAGTACCGCAAGTACATAGAAAAGGACCCTGCGTTCGAGCGCCGGTTCCAGCCCATCGTGGTGGAGGAACCCACCGTTGAGGATACGATTTCCATTCTGCGTGGTCTGAAGGAACGTTTTGAAGTGCATCATGGCGTGCGCATCAGCGACTCCTCCATCGTGGAGGCCGTGACCCTTTCGGACAGGTACATTTCCGACAGGCAATTGCCGGACAAGGCCATTGACCTGATCGATGAAGCTGCCGCCATGATCCGCACGGAGATTGACTCCCTGCCGTCGGAACTGGATGAAGCCAACCGCAAGATCATGCAGCTTGAGATTGAACGCGAAGCTCTGCGCCGCGAAAGCGACGAAGGTTCCCGCGAACGTCTGCGCAAGCTTGAAAACGAGCTTGCGGGGCTGCGTGAGAATCAGGCCACCCTCATGTCCCAGTGGGAACGTGAAAAGGGCACCATCAACTCCGAGCGCAATCTCAAGGAAGAGATTGAGCGTACCCGCCGCGCCATTGAGGAGGCGGAACGCAACTATGATCTTAATCGCGCGGCGGAACTCAAGTATTCCACACTGCTCAATCTGGAAAAACAACTGGCCGAGTATCAGGCCGGTGAAGACAAGGATGGCAGGCTCCTCAAGGAGGAAGTGCATCCCGACGACATCGCCGAGATAGTGGCGCGCTGGACGGGCATTCCCGTATCCAAGCTGCTGGAAGCCGAACGGGAGAAACTGCTGCGTCTGGGTGAAGAGCTGCACAAGCGTGTTGTCGGGCAGGATGAGGCCGTGAATGCCGTGGCGGAAGCGGTGTTGCGCTCCCGCGCGGGGCTTTCAGACCCCAACCGGCCTATCGGGTCCTTCATCTTCCTCGGCCCCACCGGGGTGGGCAAGACCGAGCTGTGCAAGACGTTGGCTGCCGCGCTGTTTGATTCGGAAGAGAACATCGTTCGTCTGGACATGAGCGAGTACATGGAAAAGCACACCGTGGCGCGACTCATCGGTGCGCCTCCCGGCTACGTGGGGTACGACGAGGGCGGTCAGCTGACCGAGGCCGTGCGCCGCAAGCAATACAGCGTGGTGCTCTTTGACGAGATCGAAAAGGCGCATCCCGACGTGTTCAACGCCCTGCTCCAGATTCTGGACGACGGGCGGCTCACGGACAGTCATGGACGTACCGTGAACTTCAAGAATACCATCATCATCATGACCTCCAACGTCGGGGCTCCGCTCATGCTTGAGGGCATTACCGATGATGGAGAGTTCAAGCCCGGTGTGCGTGGTTCCGTCATGCGGGAGCTGAGGAACAACTTCAGGCCCGAGTTCCTGAACCGTGTGGACGAAACGGTGCTGTTCAGGCCGCTGATGCTTGATCAGATCAAGCAAATAGTGGGCCTGCTCATGCAACGGCTGCAGGCGCGCCTTGATGAGCGTTCCATTACTGTTGAGCTTGATGAGGCCGCTGCCGACCACATTGCACGGGTTGCGTACAACCCCGTATATGGTGCCCGTCCGCTCCGCCGGTACCTGCAACAGCATGTGGAGACGCCCCTTGCCCGCATGATCATTGGCGGGGAGCTGCAGGATGGCAGGCAGGTACGCATAGGCTTGGAGCAGGAAAAGCTGGTTTTTGAAATATTGTAG
- a CDS encoding peptidylprolyl isomerase produces MRIFWMCVLALALITVTAGSALAQGGHPVIKLETSMGDIVLELDAEKAPKTAANFVQYVEEGHYDGTIFHRVIDGFMVQGGGFDAQMVQKPTREEIENEADNGLQNLKYTIAMARTMAPHSASSQFFINVNDNHFLNHSGKTMQGWGYCVFGKVVEGTEVVDKIKGVATGTYGFHENVPTEPVVIVKASVIK; encoded by the coding sequence ATGCGGATTTTTTGGATGTGCGTTCTCGCACTTGCTCTTATAACCGTGACTGCCGGCTCCGCGCTGGCTCAAGGGGGACATCCCGTGATCAAGCTTGAAACCTCCATGGGTGATATTGTGCTGGAACTGGACGCTGAAAAGGCTCCCAAGACTGCTGCCAACTTCGTGCAGTATGTTGAGGAAGGCCACTACGATGGCACCATTTTCCATCGCGTTATCGACGGTTTCATGGTTCAGGGTGGCGGTTTTGATGCACAGATGGTGCAGAAGCCCACCCGTGAAGAAATCGAGAACGAGGCGGACAACGGCCTTCAGAACCTCAAGTACACCATCGCCATGGCCCGTACCATGGCTCCCCATTCCGCAAGCTCCCAGTTCTTCATCAACGTGAACGATAACCACTTCCTCAACCATTCCGGCAAGACCATGCAGGGCTGGGGATACTGTGTATTCGGCAAGGTTGTTGAAGGAACTGAAGTTGTGGACAAGATCAAGGGCGTTGCCACCGGCACCTACGGCTTCCATGAGAATGTTCCCACTGAACCCGTGGTGATCGTGAAGGCCTCTGTGATCAAGTAA
- a CDS encoding DnaJ C-terminal domain-containing protein gives MGVEYKDYYKLLGVSRSSSKDDIAKAFKKLARQYHPDLNPNNKDAEAKFKEINEAYEVLKDDEKRKLYDQLGPNWQHGQNFQRPPGFENMNFGGFQGGGDFSDFFETIFGGGGFRRSGGGFGADPFGNYSNRPRRGRDVEATLGLTLEEAYHGGRKAVTIQDAGASKTLEVNIPAGVKDGAKIRLSGQGDRGMAGGPSGDLYLKVVIKPHNRFQLDGVNVVLDLPLAPWEAVLGATVRVPTLDGDIELNIPAGTGSGRKLRLRGKGLGSASARGDQFVRVMVRVPDSLTEKERGLWESLREVSGFSPRDF, from the coding sequence ATGGGAGTTGAATACAAGGATTATTATAAATTGTTGGGCGTATCCAGAAGCTCATCAAAAGACGATATCGCAAAAGCATTCAAGAAGCTGGCGCGTCAGTATCATCCTGACCTCAATCCGAACAACAAGGACGCGGAAGCCAAGTTCAAGGAGATAAACGAGGCGTACGAGGTGCTCAAGGATGACGAAAAGCGCAAGCTGTATGACCAGCTTGGGCCAAACTGGCAGCATGGCCAGAACTTCCAGCGCCCCCCCGGATTTGAGAATATGAATTTCGGAGGTTTTCAGGGCGGTGGGGATTTCAGCGATTTCTTTGAAACCATTTTTGGTGGCGGAGGGTTCCGACGTTCCGGTGGCGGCTTCGGTGCTGATCCCTTCGGCAATTATTCCAACAGGCCGCGTCGCGGGCGTGATGTGGAGGCGACCCTCGGCCTGACGCTGGAAGAAGCCTATCATGGAGGCCGCAAGGCCGTGACCATTCAGGATGCCGGTGCCAGCAAGACCCTTGAAGTGAACATTCCCGCCGGCGTCAAGGACGGGGCGAAGATCCGTCTCTCCGGTCAGGGAGACCGGGGGATGGCGGGCGGCCCCAGCGGGGATCTGTATCTCAAGGTGGTTATCAAGCCCCACAACCGCTTCCAGCTGGATGGCGTGAACGTGGTGCTCGATCTGCCGCTCGCCCCGTGGGAGGCCGTTCTTGGTGCCACGGTGCGTGTTCCCACATTGGATGGCGATATTGAGCTCAATATACCTGCCGGAACGGGTAGCGGCCGGAAGCTGCGCCTGCGCGGCAAGGGCCTTGGCAGCGCATCGGCACGTGGCGATCAGTTCGTCCGTGTCATGGTCAGGGTACCGGATTCGTTGACCGAAAAGGAACGGGGCCTGTGGGAGAGCTTGCGTGAAGTTTCCGGCTTTTCGCCCCGGGATTTCTAG
- a CDS encoding TRAP transporter permease has translation MRELSGWMRRMVYVYIVLIGVFHLYTAVFGAFEAYLQRIAHLSLVFPLAFWLYPATKRSPKDRVTVPDWILSLLSVIPGLYAAWQHDAITARIVSVDPLTTVQLVLGILLVFMLMEATRRVVGLPLMLVSAFFAGYMYFGHYFPGPMRGLSFSPEEIVEHLFLTDEGVFSIPLGVSATFVMVFLIFGGFLDKSGIGEYFMKFAQSMAGTTAGGPAKIAVLCSCLFGSISGSAVANVYGTGTFTIPLMKRLGYSGLFAGAVEAVASSGGQIMPPIMGAGAFIMASLLGLPYRDIIIAALLPALMYYGALFLMVHLRAKKRGLRSLTREELPPRREVLSKLWMLAPIVVLVTLLLSGFTAMLAAVVGIVGAWGVALPDARYRMGPKRICDAIYCGAKNIPVVAIACASAGIIVGAVSLTGIGFKFVTMVSSLANGVGFIALVLIMIVALVLGMGLPTVGAYILAAALGVPVLVKLGFAPLAAHLFVFYFAIVSAITPPVALAAYAASSLSGASPNATGFQAMQLGILAFIVPFAFCYDPGIILSGSLFLNCAAIIGGIAAVFAFGHAVEGYAAGPLALWQKFALVAGGGLSLTPHLYGKAAGVLVVTGLLFTWYKAAQFKETACEQA, from the coding sequence ATGAGAGAGTTGTCCGGATGGATGCGCCGAATGGTGTATGTGTATATTGTTCTGATCGGTGTGTTCCACCTGTATACCGCTGTGTTCGGAGCCTTTGAGGCTTACCTGCAACGTATCGCCCATCTGAGTCTGGTGTTTCCGCTGGCGTTCTGGCTGTATCCGGCCACTAAGCGTTCTCCCAAAGACAGGGTGACAGTGCCAGACTGGATTCTGTCTCTGCTTTCAGTCATACCGGGCCTGTATGCCGCATGGCAGCATGACGCCATTACCGCACGTATAGTCAGCGTTGACCCTTTGACCACGGTTCAGCTTGTTCTCGGCATTTTGCTTGTGTTCATGCTTATGGAAGCGACCCGGCGGGTGGTGGGGCTGCCGCTCATGCTCGTATCAGCCTTCTTTGCAGGCTACATGTATTTCGGACATTATTTCCCCGGGCCCATGCGCGGGTTATCCTTTTCGCCTGAAGAGATTGTGGAGCACCTGTTCCTGACGGATGAGGGAGTGTTCTCCATACCGCTGGGGGTATCCGCCACCTTCGTCATGGTGTTTCTGATATTCGGCGGTTTTCTTGATAAGAGCGGCATCGGCGAATACTTCATGAAGTTTGCCCAATCCATGGCGGGCACAACCGCTGGCGGTCCCGCCAAGATTGCCGTGCTCTGTTCGTGCCTGTTCGGCTCCATTTCCGGTTCTGCCGTGGCAAACGTCTACGGAACCGGCACCTTTACCATTCCGCTGATGAAGCGTCTGGGGTATTCGGGGCTGTTTGCCGGAGCCGTTGAAGCCGTGGCAAGTTCCGGTGGTCAGATCATGCCGCCCATTATGGGGGCAGGGGCCTTCATCATGGCCTCGTTGCTCGGGCTGCCGTACCGCGACATCATCATCGCGGCACTGCTGCCTGCTCTCATGTATTATGGAGCCCTGTTCCTCATGGTGCATCTGCGGGCCAAAAAGCGTGGACTGCGCAGTCTGACACGCGAAGAATTGCCCCCGCGCCGCGAGGTGCTCTCCAAACTTTGGATGCTTGCTCCCATTGTGGTGCTGGTAACGCTGCTGCTTTCCGGTTTTACCGCCATGCTTGCAGCGGTGGTGGGTATTGTGGGGGCGTGGGGTGTGGCTTTGCCGGATGCGCGCTACCGCATGGGGCCCAAGCGTATATGTGACGCCATTTACTGCGGTGCCAAGAATATTCCCGTGGTCGCCATTGCCTGTGCCAGTGCCGGTATCATCGTCGGGGCCGTTTCCCTGACCGGTATCGGCTTCAAGTTTGTCACCATGGTCTCATCCCTCGCCAACGGCGTGGGGTTCATAGCCCTTGTGCTCATCATGATTGTGGCGCTTGTTCTCGGCATGGGGCTGCCTACCGTCGGGGCCTATATCCTTGCTGCGGCCTTGGGCGTTCCGGTGCTGGTCAAGCTGGGCTTTGCACCTCTTGCGGCACACCTTTTCGTTTTCTACTTCGCTATTGTATCGGCCATTACTCCCCCCGTGGCGCTGGCGGCCTATGCGGCAAGTTCGCTATCGGGGGCGTCTCCCAATGCGACCGGTTTTCAGGCCATGCAGCTGGGAATTCTGGCCTTTATCGTGCCCTTTGCCTTCTGTTATGATCCCGGCATTATTCTCAGCGGATCGTTGTTCCTGAACTGTGCGGCGATCATCGGAGGTATTGCTGCAGTCTTCGCCTTCGGTCATGCGGTAGAAGGCTATGCTGCGGGACCTCTTGCCTTGTGGCAGAAGTTTGCTTTGGTGGCGGGCGGAGGGCTCAGCCTTACACCGCATCTTTACGGCAAGGCAGCAGGGGTACTGGTTGTAACCGGCCTGCTGTTCACTTGGTACAAGGCTGCTCAATTCAAGGAAACTGCCTGCGAGCAGGCGTAA
- a CDS encoding SLC26A/SulP transporter family protein, whose protein sequence is MAFFHCKQCGIQKEVPDTFTGKPVRCPSCKQAVTISANADADAPLHEAARKDTFPAPAGMPDKATTSPTGRQQDPATPQRPSQSVEINSTQTAEKRSFMHGGLLSNLKAGLEGGLLLLFFCITIATLIQEAAPSSASYGMILSMGLISSTVFCITMSLRGRLPVVAAGPETVVCGLLYLFATFIQSQSPNMTIEATGVTLLAGLVLCALFTGLVSQFAATMDAGSILRFIPQPVIGGILAMVGVLLINGALQLSALDPFCIKALLPALGVEPCLKWIPAASFGLLLTLVLYRSKNALLNIALILLSAAVSHALLRYWGFSIAEAQNMNLLLQPALVPLPWQSTSMEMLTSIRWDILLKGAPYLIAITILVTFSLAQKVYALELLIEDEVDLNGLLKNLATANTLSAFAGGLPGSISLTRSIGSGFGSKTGPIAGITAGLVCGSAIFWLGPLLGYLPRFVPAGLLVFFGLSILRKWLVDAKRGFTRIDDYVLLVLVFLISVAFGILAGMAAGFLFSILVLANRYSKVTVIKHLLNGSTNRSRVDRGAEHLAILRTHGNQIFMMRLQGFIFLGSTTPILAAIRNRLRNENEPPLRYMIIDFSRVSGLASQVAISFTQFKTLARKSGFTLLFTNVPFEVEQQLEENGFTLNEPDGTSMSFVEMDYALEWCEDSILKEAGANALADKGLEDMLSPVFPDPDKLPLLMSYLEKMSFTSKEHIFRQGDTADAMYFIEQGMITIQLELDGRKTTRVKKMGPGTVFGEMGIYTNAPRSASAVAEGTCVLYRLSRTTLDQLQLKEPLLTSALHRFVVNLLSQRVSDANHHVMDLLR, encoded by the coding sequence GTGGCGTTTTTTCACTGCAAACAATGCGGCATCCAGAAAGAAGTCCCGGATACCTTTACAGGCAAGCCGGTCCGCTGTCCTTCATGCAAACAGGCTGTAACCATTTCGGCCAACGCCGACGCCGATGCTCCGTTGCATGAAGCAGCACGAAAGGACACCTTCCCCGCACCAGCCGGAATGCCGGACAAAGCGACCACATCTCCCACGGGCAGGCAGCAGGATCCGGCTACCCCCCAACGGCCGTCGCAGTCTGTGGAAATAAACTCCACCCAAACGGCAGAAAAGCGTTCTTTCATGCACGGCGGCCTGTTATCCAACCTCAAGGCCGGGCTGGAAGGCGGTCTGCTGCTGCTGTTCTTCTGCATTACCATTGCCACGCTTATTCAGGAGGCTGCCCCCAGCTCAGCCTCATATGGCATGATACTCAGCATGGGGCTCATTTCCAGCACGGTGTTCTGCATCACCATGTCACTTCGGGGCAGACTTCCTGTTGTCGCCGCAGGCCCGGAAACCGTGGTTTGCGGCCTGCTGTATCTCTTTGCCACCTTCATACAAAGCCAGTCCCCCAACATGACCATAGAGGCAACCGGCGTCACTCTGCTGGCAGGTCTGGTCCTATGCGCCCTGTTCACCGGTCTGGTCTCTCAGTTTGCCGCCACAATGGACGCCGGCAGCATTCTTCGATTCATCCCGCAACCCGTGATCGGCGGCATTCTGGCCATGGTGGGAGTTCTGCTCATCAACGGCGCTCTCCAGCTCAGTGCACTTGATCCCTTCTGTATCAAGGCTCTTTTGCCTGCTCTTGGCGTAGAACCGTGCCTGAAATGGATTCCGGCCGCATCCTTCGGCCTGCTGCTCACGCTTGTTCTCTATCGCTCCAAGAATGCCCTGTTGAACATTGCGCTTATCCTTCTGTCAGCGGCGGTAAGCCATGCACTGCTCAGATACTGGGGGTTCTCCATTGCAGAAGCCCAGAATATGAACCTGCTCCTGCAACCGGCCCTTGTGCCCCTTCCATGGCAGAGCACCAGCATGGAGATGTTGACGAGTATCCGCTGGGATATTCTGCTGAAAGGCGCACCATACCTCATTGCGATAACAATTCTCGTCACCTTTTCTCTTGCCCAGAAAGTCTATGCTCTGGAGCTGTTGATTGAAGATGAAGTTGATCTGAACGGTCTGCTCAAGAACTTGGCCACAGCCAACACCTTAAGTGCCTTTGCGGGCGGCCTTCCGGGTTCCATATCCCTCACCCGCAGCATAGGATCCGGCTTTGGCAGTAAAACGGGTCCCATCGCAGGAATAACCGCGGGCCTTGTCTGCGGTTCAGCAATTTTCTGGCTCGGCCCCCTGCTCGGCTACCTGCCACGCTTCGTTCCCGCAGGGCTGCTGGTCTTTTTCGGGCTTTCAATTCTGCGCAAATGGCTTGTGGATGCAAAACGCGGCTTTACGCGAATAGATGACTACGTCCTTCTCGTGCTCGTTTTCCTCATATCCGTCGCCTTCGGCATTCTCGCCGGCATGGCTGCAGGCTTCCTGTTTTCCATTCTGGTTCTCGCAAACCGCTATAGCAAAGTAACCGTCATCAAGCACTTACTGAACGGCTCCACAAACCGGAGCCGTGTAGACAGAGGAGCCGAGCACCTTGCCATACTGAGAACGCACGGCAACCAGATATTCATGATGCGCCTGCAGGGTTTCATATTCCTCGGGTCCACCACGCCGATTCTGGCCGCCATACGCAATCGGCTGAGGAATGAAAACGAGCCCCCCCTCAGATACATGATCATCGACTTCTCCCGCGTCAGCGGACTTGCCTCACAGGTGGCCATCAGCTTCACGCAGTTCAAGACCCTCGCCCGCAAGAGCGGATTCACACTACTATTCACCAACGTCCCCTTTGAAGTGGAACAGCAGCTTGAGGAAAACGGCTTCACGCTTAACGAGCCGGACGGGACCTCGATGTCCTTTGTCGAGATGGACTACGCACTGGAATGGTGTGAGGACAGCATCCTGAAGGAAGCCGGAGCCAACGCCCTTGCCGACAAGGGACTTGAAGACATGCTCTCCCCGGTCTTTCCCGACCCCGACAAGCTGCCCCTGCTGATGTCCTATCTGGAGAAGATGAGCTTCACGAGCAAGGAGCACATCTTCAGACAGGGAGACACGGCTGACGCCATGTATTTCATCGAACAGGGCATGATAACCATTCAACTGGAACTGGACGGCAGAAAAACCACCCGCGTCAAAAAGATGGGGCCCGGAACCGTGTTCGGCGAAATGGGCATATACACGAACGCCCCACGCTCCGCCTCCGCTGTTGCCGAAGGTACGTGCGTACTCTACCGGCTCTCACGGACTACGCTTGATCAACTGCAGCTCAAGGAACCGCTGCTCACCTCTGCCCTGCACCGTTTTGTCGTCAACCTGCTCTCGCAAAGAGTCAGCGACGCCAACCACCACGTCATGGATCTGCTGCGATAA
- a CDS encoding chaperone modulator CbpM — protein MDMYRYDEDLPIQSDYIAWAEFIELAAVHPTRLGELLELGWLHPARTAQEEYLFTRKDVYRIRKLERICADFNLNALGGSIIVDLLDRIDQLERKVQELELLIRD, from the coding sequence ATGGATATGTATCGTTATGACGAAGACCTGCCCATTCAGTCCGACTACATCGCATGGGCGGAGTTTATCGAACTTGCCGCGGTGCACCCCACGCGGCTTGGCGAACTGCTGGAACTGGGGTGGCTGCATCCTGCGCGCACCGCACAGGAAGAATATCTTTTCACGCGCAAAGACGTATACCGCATCCGTAAGCTTGAGCGCATTTGCGCCGATTTCAATCTGAACGCGCTCGGCGGTTCCATCATTGTGGATCTGCTGGATCGTATCGATCAACTGGAGCGCAAGGTGCAGGAACTGGAACTGCTGATACGCGACTGA
- a CDS encoding polysaccharide deacetylase family protein, giving the protein MTRSVPVLMYHYISRWKNPIAVSPELFEEHCATMARKGWRGIGLDEAEDFFIQGKPLPDKSVLITFDDGFLDNYVYAFPILEKYGHKGTIFAVTGKIETGETPRNTLKQVWNNECSADALPRVDQPYVPHALGFDERTDHFISWEEARLMEKSGVVRVSSHSAWHKTVFVSPEYDGFFQPGKRSRTFDRVDAEVIWGLPRFKNRPRLSNRAFIPSSRLMDAIRDLVPQEKEAAYAFFAEADNVERLKTLVEGFSKEELGTYEDDMAMQGALRQELAEAKATVEQKLGRPERSLCWPWGAFSPDALSIGKDLGYQCFFTTNMGANPGGCADHVHRFKAKDKPASWMMMRLQIYSRPWLANLYSSIRL; this is encoded by the coding sequence ATGACCAGATCCGTTCCGGTACTTATGTACCACTATATATCACGCTGGAAAAACCCCATTGCCGTCTCCCCCGAACTATTCGAAGAACACTGCGCAACAATGGCCCGCAAGGGGTGGCGCGGCATCGGGCTGGACGAGGCGGAAGACTTTTTCATTCAGGGCAAGCCGCTGCCGGATAAATCCGTGCTCATCACCTTTGACGACGGCTTTCTGGACAACTACGTCTATGCCTTTCCCATTCTTGAAAAATACGGGCACAAGGGGACGATCTTTGCCGTAACCGGCAAGATTGAAACCGGCGAAACGCCCCGTAATACCCTTAAGCAGGTGTGGAACAACGAATGCTCCGCCGATGCCCTGCCCCGTGTTGACCAGCCCTATGTACCGCATGCGCTCGGCTTTGACGAACGCACGGATCACTTCATAAGCTGGGAAGAGGCAAGGCTCATGGAAAAAAGCGGCGTGGTGCGGGTATCATCTCACTCCGCATGGCACAAGACCGTTTTCGTGAGTCCCGAATATGACGGATTCTTCCAGCCCGGCAAACGCAGCCGCACCTTCGACCGTGTGGATGCCGAAGTCATATGGGGGCTTCCCCGCTTCAAGAATCGTCCGCGTCTTTCCAATCGTGCATTCATTCCCTCCTCCCGCCTGATGGACGCCATCCGCGATCTGGTGCCGCAGGAGAAAGAAGCCGCCTACGCCTTTTTCGCCGAGGCGGACAACGTGGAAAGGCTGAAGACGCTGGTTGAAGGCTTCTCCAAGGAAGAACTGGGCACATATGAAGACGACATGGCCATGCAAGGCGCTCTTCGGCAGGAACTGGCTGAAGCCAAGGCGACCGTAGAACAGAAACTCGGAAGGCCCGAACGTTCGCTGTGCTGGCCGTGGGGCGCGTTCTCTCCCGACGCCTTGTCCATAGGCAAGGACTTGGGGTACCAGTGTTTCTTTACCACGAACATGGGCGCAAACCCCGGCGGCTGCGCTGATCACGTGCACCGCTTCAAAGCAAAGGACAAACCTGCCTCATGGATGATGATGCGGCTGCAGATTTACTCCCGCCCGTGGCTTGCCAACCTGTATTCGTCCATACGCCTGTAG